The nucleotide sequence TGCCGCTGATCGTGCCGGAACCGTCCAGCCGGATGCCGGGGCCGGTCATCCGGTCAGGCCCATCTGCCAGAAATCGATCTCCAGCCTTGTGGCGGTGGTGAAGCGGTGCGACAGGCGCGACCAGCGGGGCGCGGCGGTCAGGTCGTCTCCGATCCGGCGGGCCAGTGCGGCATCCAGAACGGCACCGGCTTCGCGGCAGACGTTCTGGTAGTCCTCGCTGGCATAGGTGTCGATCCATTCGCGGTAAGGGGTATCACCCGCCTTTTCCGCCAGCCGCAGCCCGATCTCGCCATAGCCCATCACGCATGGCGCAAGGCAGACCAGAAGATCGGCCAGATCGCCCGATTGCCCTGCATCCATCACGTAGCGCGTATAGGCCAGGTTCGACGGATGCTCGGGCGTGTTGAACAGATCGTCCTCGTTCAGACCTTCTTTCGCACAGATGCCCACATGCAATTGCAATTCCTGGTTGATCAGCCCGTCCACCGTGGCGGCGCAGGCCTTCATTTCCTCGGGTGTCTCCGATTTGACCACACCAAGCGCCCAGGCCCGCCCGAAATGCATCAGGAAGATGTAGTCCTGCACGAGGTATCTCAGAAAAGCCTCGCGCGGCAGCGTACCGTCGCGCAGCCCTTCGACAAAGGTGTGGTGCGTGTAGTCAGCCCATGTCTGCCCAGCAGCGTCGCGCAGCAAGGCAAAGGCGCGTCCGTAATCAGGTGTCATTGCGCCCCCAGATCGACTGCAAGCTCGGACACGGGGCGGATGGTTTCGATCAGATTCGCACCATGCAGGAATTCCTCGAAATCGGCATAGCGTCCGCTGTCCAGCCCGCGCGGTGTCAGCGCGAAGCGCGGCCAGGTGTCGGCCCATGCCTTTTCGTTCAACTCGTCCTGCAGTTCCTTCGCGGTGCCGCTGAAGATGTCCCACGCTTCGTCCGGATGGTTGACGATGAACTGCGTGGCTTTTTCCGTCGCGCGCAGGAAGCGTTCGATCTTGTCGGCGTCCATGGTGTCGGGGTTAGCGATGTAGATGAGTTCATCATAGGGTGGAATGCCCTGTTCCTCGATATAGAAGCAGCGGCCGGGAACGCCTTCGATTTCCATCTGGTTCAGTTCGAAATTGCGGTAGGCGCCGATCACGGCATCGACCTGACCAGCCATCAAGGATGGTGACAGCGACCAGTTGACGTTGACGTATTCGACATCCTCGGTGCTCAGCCCGTTTTCCGACAGCAGGTGCGACAGCAGTGCTTCTTCGACCCCTGCGACCGAAAAACCGATCTTGCGGCCCTTGAGGTCGGAAATCTGTTCAATCGGCCCGTCTTCCAGAACCAGCAGGCAATTGAGCGGCGTGGCGATCAGCGTGCCGACGCGTTTCAGCGGCAGGCCTTCGGCGGTCTGAAGATGCAGCTCCGGTTGGTAGGACACACCCAGATCGGCACGGCCCGCAGCGACCATCTTCGGGGGATCAGCGGGGTCGGCGGGGGCGATCACCTCGACATCGAGACCTTCCTCGGCGAAGTAGCCTTGCTCCTGCGCAACGATGATGGGGCCGTGGTCGGGGTTGATGAACCAGTCGAGGATGACGGACATTTCGTCCTGTGCGCTGGCGGGCGTCGCCAGAAGCGACAGGGCAAACAGAAACCGTTTCATTGAGCGTCCTTTCGGGATGCGTTCCAGAGAGCGTGGAAGTGATGAGTGGGGCCATGACCATGGCCGACGGACAGTAGGCCGGCATGGGCGACCGCGCCGGACAGATAGGTCTTTGCGGCCTTGATGGCGTCGGGCGTGGACCGACCCTTCGCCAGTTCGGCCGCCAGGGCGGCGGACAGCGTGCAGCCGGTACCGTGGGTGTTCGGCGTGTCGGTGCGTGGGGCGTCGAACCAGACGGTGCCATCCGGACCGGCCAGCACGTCGGGGCTTTCGGCACTGTCGAGATGCCCGCCTTTGACCAGCACATAGCGGGGGCCGAGCGCGCGCAGCGCCTGCGCCTGATCCAGCATCTGATCGCGCGATGTGGCCTCGGCCTGTCCAAGTAGCGCTGCAGCTTCGGGCAGGTTCGGCGTCAGGTGGGTCGCAAGCGGCAGCAGGTGGTTGGTCAGCGCCTCAACCGCTTCGCGGTCGAGCAGGCGCGCTCCGCCTTTCGCCACCATGACCGGATCGAGAACAATGGGAATGTCCTGATGCGCGGACAGGGCGTATGCGACGGCCTCGGCGATGTCTCCGGTCGCGATCATGCCGATTTTCACGGCGTCCACGCATATATCGGCGAACACATCCGCAATCTGCTGCGCAACGAAGTCCGGTGGCACCAGATGTACGCCGGACACACCGGTTGTGTTCTGCGCGGTCAGGGCAGTCAGGGCCGCCATGCCGTAGCAGCCACGCGCGGAGAAGGCCTTGAGATCCGCCTGGATGCCTGCGCCGCCGGACGGGTCGGAACCTGCGATACTCAGCACATTTGCGATCATTGCCTCGCCTCCGTTATGGCCGCGACGATATCGGCGGCGGCTTGCTGTGGATCGGATTGCCCGCATATGGCGGAGACCACGGCCATGCCTTGTGCGCCAGCGGCGATCGTCTGCACCGCGTGTTCTCGCTTCAGCCCGCCGATGGCAACGGCGGGGACGGGCGCATGGCGGAGGATCTGTGCCAACCCGTCAAACCCGATAGGGGTTTTGTGATCGGCCTTGGTGGGTGTCGCAAATACCGGTCCGACGCCCACATAGTTGATGATTGCGGCGTCCACCCTTGCGGCAGCGGTGACGGATTCCACCGACTGGCCGAGCAGCATATTTGATCCGATCCGGGCGCGTGCTTCCGCTGCGGGCATGTCGTCCTGCCCGATATGCAGACCGTCCGCCCCAATGGCCAGCGCGGCCTCGACGTCGTCATTCATGATCAGCGTGGCACCCGTTCCGGACAGTGCAAGTTTCAGCGCGCGCCCGATTTCGATCCGCTGCTCGGTACTGGCGTCCTTGTCGCGCAGTTGTACCACGGTTACACCGCCTTTGACGGCAGCCAGCGCCGTCTCGACCATCCCGAGCCCGGCGCAAAGGCCGGGGTCGAGTACGAGGTAAACGGACAAGTCAATCCGTTTCATCGGTAGCCCACCAACTCGGCGGAGACATCTTCGGGAGCCAACGCGTTCAGCGCATCGAGGAACTTCCACGCGAAGGATCCGGGACCGTCAGCGGTTTTCCCCGCTTCGCGGCCCGCAGCACCATAGATCGCCAGAACACCGACCGTTGCATCGAACGGGTCTTCAACGGCTGCAATTCCTGCACCCGTCAGACAGGTCAGCGCACAACCAAGCGCGGTCACTTGCGGCATGAAGGGGCTGCCGCCTTCGATATGCGCCGCGCGTGTGCCGTCGGTGACGAAATCCTGCTCGCCCGTGACGGCAACAATGGACTTGTAGCGCACGGCAAGTTCGCGCGCGCCATCCTTTGCCGCTGCCACCGCGTCGCCTGCGTCCACCCCCTTTCCGGACCCGGACCGCCCCGACAGGGCCAGAATTTCGGATGCATTCCCCCGAATGACCGTGGGCTCTAAGGACAGTATGTCCCTGGCGACACCTGACCGGTAGGGCGTTGCGAAATGGGCAACCGGATCGAAAACCCAGGGCTTGCTATGGGTGTGTGCGGCGTTGATCGCGGTTGTCATCCCTTCGACCCAGCTGGGCGACAGCGTGCCGATATTGATGGTCAGTGCGCCAACGACCGCCGTGAAATCGCCGCTTTCCTCGGATGCATGCACCATTGCGGGGGAAGCGCCGGTGGCCAGAAGTACATTGGCCGACACGTTCATCGCGACATAGTTGGTGATGCATTGCACAAGGGGGGATTGCGCGCGGATGGCTTTCAGCACGTCGCCGGGGGTGGTGGTCATCATGTCTCCTCTCTTGCGGAGGAGCCTGATCCGTCACGGTGGATTGCCCGTGTCGACCAAGACTCCCTCCGCCGGTCCTAACCGGTTCAGGTTCAAAGGGTACGTCTCAGCCCAAGCGGGCGCCCCTGTCTTGGCGGGCTGTAAAACATAAAGCGCAGCCCTTGTCACGGGGCTGTTGTCACACCGTCACAATTTGGAAAGCCGTAGCCCCAGCGCCATGGCAGGCCCGAACAGGGAAACCCGCCCAGCCGAACCGCGTGGAACATCGCGTCCGACAGCGCGGCATAGGCGAGATCAGCCTGTTCCAGAGGGACAATGGCGTTTTCGGGCCAGTTCTGTTGTTCCGCTTTGCCCACATCAAGCACGCAGGCGCGTAAAGCTTCATCCGCGACCAGCCTTGCGCTGGTGCTACGCAGCGCGTCGGTCGCGCCTCCTGCCGCGTGATAGGCGTGATCATGGGCGATGCAGCAATCTTCCCAAGGCGGGCGGTCACCATAGCTTTCGACGAAGCCGGGCGCG is from Qingshengfaniella alkalisoli and encodes:
- a CDS encoding ABC transporter substrate-binding protein; protein product: MKRFLFALSLLATPASAQDEMSVILDWFINPDHGPIIVAQEQGYFAEEGLDVEVIAPADPADPPKMVAAGRADLGVSYQPELHLQTAEGLPLKRVGTLIATPLNCLLVLEDGPIEQISDLKGRKIGFSVAGVEEALLSHLLSENGLSTEDVEYVNVNWSLSPSLMAGQVDAVIGAYRNFELNQMEIEGVPGRCFYIEEQGIPPYDELIYIANPDTMDADKIERFLRATEKATQFIVNHPDEAWDIFSGTAKELQDELNEKAWADTWPRFALTPRGLDSGRYADFEEFLHGANLIETIRPVSELAVDLGAQ
- the thiE gene encoding thiamine phosphate synthase, producing the protein MKRIDLSVYLVLDPGLCAGLGMVETALAAVKGGVTVVQLRDKDASTEQRIEIGRALKLALSGTGATLIMNDDVEAALAIGADGLHIGQDDMPAAEARARIGSNMLLGQSVESVTAAARVDAAIINYVGVGPVFATPTKADHKTPIGFDGLAQILRHAPVPAVAIGGLKREHAVQTIAAGAQGMAVVSAICGQSDPQQAAADIVAAITEARQ
- the thiM gene encoding hydroxyethylthiazole kinase, with protein sequence MTTTPGDVLKAIRAQSPLVQCITNYVAMNVSANVLLATGASPAMVHASEESGDFTAVVGALTINIGTLSPSWVEGMTTAINAAHTHSKPWVFDPVAHFATPYRSGVARDILSLEPTVIRGNASEILALSGRSGSGKGVDAGDAVAAAKDGARELAVRYKSIVAVTGEQDFVTDGTRAAHIEGGSPFMPQVTALGCALTCLTGAGIAAVEDPFDATVGVLAIYGAAGREAGKTADGPGSFAWKFLDALNALAPEDVSAELVGYR
- a CDS encoding TenA family protein, giving the protein MTPDYGRAFALLRDAAGQTWADYTHHTFVEGLRDGTLPREAFLRYLVQDYIFLMHFGRAWALGVVKSETPEEMKACAATVDGLINQELQLHVGICAKEGLNEDDLFNTPEHPSNLAYTRYVMDAGQSGDLADLLVCLAPCVMGYGEIGLRLAEKAGDTPYREWIDTYASEDYQNVCREAGAVLDAALARRIGDDLTAAPRWSRLSHRFTTATRLEIDFWQMGLTG
- the thiD gene encoding bifunctional hydroxymethylpyrimidine kinase/phosphomethylpyrimidine kinase yields the protein MIANVLSIAGSDPSGGAGIQADLKAFSARGCYGMAALTALTAQNTTGVSGVHLVPPDFVAQQIADVFADICVDAVKIGMIATGDIAEAVAYALSAHQDIPIVLDPVMVAKGGARLLDREAVEALTNHLLPLATHLTPNLPEAAALLGQAEATSRDQMLDQAQALRALGPRYVLVKGGHLDSAESPDVLAGPDGTVWFDAPRTDTPNTHGTGCTLSAALAAELAKGRSTPDAIKAAKTYLSGAVAHAGLLSVGHGHGPTHHFHALWNASRKDAQ